The Primulina huaijiensis isolate GDHJ02 chromosome 18, ASM1229523v2, whole genome shotgun sequence DNA window GAAAATTCGTAAGAGATTGTCACAATggtaaattttgtgagacaaatttcCTATTCGATCCGAAATACTTTTTATGcgaaaagtaatatattttttttaatgtttttcacTTCAAACATGTATCTTGTGGtctatttcatattttttttttatttttaaaataattttagtgttaatttttttatctttttaatttatttatttgaattattttattattttcattaattaattataattttactatttatattAAACACCAAATAGAAATAATGAAAAGGTTATgactaaaaaaaatacataacataatttattaCAAATACTTATTATCGACTTAATTTTACTTGACAAACATGAGATTTTTTGGGCATAGAAAATAGACAAtactaaaaaataaatgcaTTATTTCGAGCTTAtcgaattaattaagtttagtTATATGATACGTTgtgtaattatttaattatatatgtgtcTGTGTgtgtttgaaatgaaaaaattaaaaaaattgagtatTTATCAACACATAGAGGATATGAGTTAGAGAATTTTGAATGACAGATGATGAAAAATAAGAGTTGGAAATGTCATAAACGCAACATAATCTCACCCCCTTTTTTAATTACCcatctaaaaatatattatttcattatattaaattcTAATAAAGACGATATACTATAAATTATACATTTTGTAAACACCCAATATGATTTTACAAAATCAATGCCcacaaaaaaaaacttttataatttgattaccataattttttattatttccaaaaaaatatctaaatatatatttcattttccaATTATTGACTACTCAAATTTTTGTACTATTTATTACCTCAATTTTTTGTATTACTACATTGACCTtcgttttttcttgtttttttaaccaaaaaaataGACTGAACAAACACGCAACACATGAGACATGATACTGGTATATATAGATGTTGGATATACTCACACCTGATACAATTTTATAGGATGTCTTTGGCTATTCAATATTTGAAATTGTGTTCAAAATAAGCTTCAGATCTAACCAAGTGTATGTATACATGtaaactttataatattttattctaaaaaaagtttatattattttaatctaagatggaaaaataaatagaggttaaaatgaaaaaatcaaCTGAAATATGTAGCATCAAAGATTTAATATTAAACTTAACTCAACCTCAGAAATTGAAATTTAACGCAGATCTCTCATGTTTAGGGATTAACAACTGGAACGTGAAGGTTACAAAAAGATTATCGTGTGGCTTATAAgccagtccaacacataacgatgAGTCTGATCCAGGATCGGAACCTGAATTTTATAACATATTAAAACTGAGACTTGAACCTAActcgattaaaaaaattaacttaagAGAAAAAGTTATtcaaatcaatatataaaattctcaatgTTAATCCAACTAATGTCGCACATTTAACAAGTATTGTCAACTTTTTCGGATGCCACTATATCGTGGACCCTTGTAATCCGACCACAAACTGCTCGTATCCATTCAATTATTGTGAATGAAAAACGATAGATTTAATGTATAATTAACAAAAAGACAAATAAAGTATTTGAAATTGACGGCATGTTTACTTGATTAAGAAGTTTGCAAATTATTGCTCTAAGTGTATGTTCCAAGAATAACAGTTGTGCGTTATtcgttatttaaaaaaaaaagaagctgtCGGACAACCGACATacgaaattttatatattatagaaACATTGGTTTAATACAAcattaaaatttgacaaatacAGCCCCTAATTTTATGTTGAATTATCATGATACTTTTGAAAGTCGTGATTCAAAGAATCAGAAAATAGTTATagagataatttttttaatctactTTTTTGATTGATTATTGATGCCCATAAATGAGTGATGTCTTTTCCCGAACAAAACTATATTCTTTCTTTGCGTACCCGTAACCACCATGGAAGAGCAGTATCATGAGAAGAGCACAACCTTGTGTTGTAATCGATTTTCTCGTATCCAAAAATACGACcggagttttaaaaaaaatttatttgacattCCAATAATGCATTTGGATACTAGTATGATTTAAACAATAGAAACATTCACATGGTGTTTATGAatttacctttagtgaatttACCACTAGACACCAACTATTCCAGGATAAGCGGATATAGCTTTTGTAGTATTTGTTACGAACTATTTTCTTCAATCCTCATATCGAGTCCACGAATAGAACATTTGTTCTTCTTCTAAATTGTACTAGAAATTTACAAGAGATTTATCgtttgagataaaaaaaaaaaaaaaaaaaaaaaaaaaaaaaaaaaaaaaNaaaaaaaaaaactcaaagacGGCTCAAACCCTTTTTCTTTTATGAAGTGGCCGAAAAACTTGAGAGAGGAGGAAAGGGATTTTCGAAATTGATGAGTAGTGGAGACTATGGTTAATGGTCTCCTTAACATAATTACCTTAATTATGGGTTAAGAGTTCTTTAATTAAACTTAATGGACttagttaattaattcaaatcGTCCAacaagtttaattaattatattaaagttcattaataattttaattatttaacatgttgaacttgtactcctacaaaccCATTACACATGCtttccactatatttaatttaatatttaataaactcaaccattgaatttaatattttaaattctcaaTCCTTCATAAATTCatctttttgaatttattctctctaaATTTTAATGAtcataaattcaatttcttgaatttactatctcgtaattttatataaattcaactccttgaatttattgtctcaacgagaacaaatgatccagtgcttgtgtaactctcaatagttcagggatacagctatccgtgagttcacaactctttgtgattcaggacatttttatttattcgtGCTTACCCTAATTTGTTTCATTACATGCatcaacatttgatcatgataATGTTAGAAAGCATTTTCTGATTAAAACTattgaatcatggtaagagcgtctactaacatcgccccatgatttcctaagtatcactgatactgcctgcaagaaccaatcaattatgattaacatacagtactgtctcttcatctcatatatctcgatcgaatctgcaaccattggttcatcgagggttgcatattagattcgatagctatgtgatacaatcatgaaatattcatagtgtcatcACATGCATAACTAGAGAACCCTTGTCCCTAATGCACATCTTACACTCTTGCTAAAGATTTCATGCACTACtatttcgttagatcacataggatatccacacccgtaagTGAGAGACGAactcccgactacaatgcactggttCCTACACATGTTGCAATTGCACCCAATCTCACCACCTTGTGACCCtcgcggagtcggtaaacgagtcaaagcacaatcaTAGTATGTAGATTCTCGATGTTGTtcaggtcataaggactaattatgtacaatcacaaccacTTACTTTtcttctcgatgaatgataaccacttgtaaagttcgagggagggttgttcggtagaatcatcatatgattactCATTTACATGATTGGACTTCTCTATGCCCTTACATTGAAACATGATATACAATATCACATATGCTAGTTTCAAGTTcaagcggcctttatccttgtttttaaGCGGCTGAATTggctaggaacgaatttagaatatacagtgtttacaaattaatttcaagatcgaattatgattcatttgtattaaagtataatcgaTGACTTTATCTATGTCGATTGAATGAGTATCAGATAAAGTGAAATGAAACcatgaaatgtaaattatattaaaataaagattgtttattacaaccgAGTCGATAAATTCTCTAGTCAACCGTTGGTTTACATGATATCTACTCCAACACCTTGCTCTTCCCTCAACGGTCCAATTTCCTACCCAAGCATTATCAGAAGAGCATAAGACCCCATGTGGTTCGACCTCTCTCAATTTCTTATCCGAGCACAATTAGAAGAGCACCCGACCCCATGTGATCTGACCTCTCTCAATTCCCTACAAGTACTTACCCGTCTCCGTCAGGAAGCATTTCCCCTACCCGAACCTAGATATCGGTAAATAACTTGTGCTCGGCGAAGGAGAGACTAGACTAGCTCGGGCCAATGGTCGGGGAGGGTGGTATGATGGAGAGTCCAACCCCTCTCCAAACCCTACATGAGCCCCACCAACAACTTGGAAGTTAATATACATGATCCTGGTAAAGATGGAACACACATACGAATCTTTAAAGATAAGGAAAGAAATCTCGAGGACCTTGGGATACACTTAAAGCTGCCAAAATGTTATAAAGGTCAGCGTAAATCCGGTAACAACTTATTCCCTTAGAGAAATTTACCTAACTGAGGTCATTGCTCAATAAGGTAATTCAATTCTCTACCGACTATAAATAATCAGGTATGCGTTATGATTCGGGACCTTTCAACAAACAGATGTCGTTTCTAGTCTATCTCTTTCTATTTCTTTTCtatatatgaaaagttgaaaaataatcacATTCACACTCAACATTACTTATTCTTGCACTTTTCGTCTATATTTTCTTGAGTATCTGACTTAAATATCGGAGAAATCATGCCAAAAACACTCATGACGCCCCCTAACAGCTGTTGATTTATGCAGATCCGGCCCGACCCAATACATCTGACCCGAGTCTTAAGGTGTTGAAGATTTTCTCACAAGACCGAACTCGAGGTAATTTTTTGGttacatcaattttttttttttgttcaatgttGGAATTGTCTTGTTGGCTCACATAATTTGATTAGTTATACATGGACAAGCTATCTAATAAAGAATATAATAAGCTGATTCAATTAATTACGAGTTTTaaaagtattaaataaattagtatgATCCACCTTATATATAGAAATCCAACACAATTAAGTCTTCTATGATGTGTCGAATACCCCTAAAGTTATGGTCTCTGAGGTACAGAGAATAACACAGAATATATACGGCACACATATTCTAGATTTATCTTCTTCTCCCATCTAAGACAAGAATAAGTTGGTCAATTCTCTGTTATCTTAGAAGATCCATAACTCCGCCGCTAGATCAATCAATGGATTCTTGTACGTgtttattgttatttatattttctgataattcaaTATGAATTCTTGACGTATTgtgatatattaatttaaaagcatgatttataaatttaattttattaaatccccaacattcaatattcaagaTTTATATTGTGAGATTTGTTTTGTTCTtcgatataaatttaaataaattgttaaGAGGAAGATGATGAAGGGGTGTAATTAATTTGCATTTTGTTTTCAAtctgcaaattttcaagtaaattGTCGTGCAAGAAAGAGATAGTTCTCTCTCTGTCCACTTCTCTGCCTCTATAAATCTCTCTCCTTACTCCGATTCTTATTATATAATCTCCTTCGCCCTCATTTCTATGTCCACAAATTCTCTTCGGTACCCATTTTTGCTGCATCAGCCCTTATTCAAGCCTCCGAAGCTCTACGCTTACACCATGTCCACTTGTCTACGCTCCTCCAGAACAGAAACTTCCCAGACCAATCCAAAGATTGATGATCGTGATTTCAGTGATTATGTAAAATACTGCAGACCCCATTTCCCCGATCTTGTTTCTTGCGTACCCATTCCGGGGAAAACGTCGAATATCCTCCGCACGAACACACACACTGTTTTGGAAGAGACGAACGTGGACCCTGATGAAAAGATTGGTGATTTATGGCTACGGATGAAGGACGAAGCTAGGTCAGATGTTGAACAGGAGCCCATTCTGTCAAATTGGTATTTCCGTTCAATTTTGTCTTATGGATCCATGGAGAATGCCCTAGCGAATCATCTTTCTATGAAATTGTGTGATTCTAGTTTGCCTAGCTGTACCCTTTATGATCTTTTCCTGGGGGTTCTCGTGGGGGATCAAGAAATCATGATAGCAGCTCATGATGATTTGAAGGCAGTTAAGCAAAGGGACCCAGCTTGTATCAGCTACGTTCACTGCTTCTTGAATTTCAAAGGATTCTTGGCATGCCAGGCTCATAGGATAGCTCATAATTTATGGACTGAAGGGAGGAAAATCTTGGCCCTGGTGATACAAAATAGAGTGTCCGAAGTTTTTGCGGTAGATATTCATCCAGGAGCCAAGATTGGTAGGGGAATTTTGCTCGATCATGCGACAGGAGTTGTGATTGGAGAAACCGCAGTAATTGGGAATAATGTATCAATCTTACATAATGTGACTTTAGGTGGCACTGGGAAGGCCTCTGGTGATCGGCACCCGAAGATCGGCGATGGTGTCTTAATTGGTGCAGGAACTTGTGTTTTGGGAAATGTTAAAATTGAAGACGGGGCTAAGATTGGTGCAGGATCTGTGGTGTTAAAGCAAGTGCCTGCTAGAACGACTGCTGTAGGAAACCCTGCTAGATTGATTGGAGGGAAGGAGAATCCAATTAAGCTAGATAAAATACCTAGCTTGACAATGGACCACACATCACATATATCTGAGTGGTCTGATTATGTTATTTAGAGTGACTACACTCGTATTTGTTTTATTTAGACTGTTGAATTTCTCTATGCTTGTAAAAGAGAACTGAGTTCTCCTATTCACATAGGCATCAAAGCTGTTAGATTGCTCCTTATATGGGCTTGTTAGTTCTGTCATGTTATGTGGAGATATAAACTTTGGTCTATGTCCACTTTTTCTTGTCTTATCAGCTTGTTGGTTCTGTCATGTTATGTGGAGATATAAACTTTGGTCTATGTCCGCTTATTCTTGTCTTATCAGCTTGTTAGTTCT harbors:
- the LOC140965134 gene encoding serine acetyltransferase 1, chloroplastic-like produces the protein MSTNSLRYPFLLHQPLFKPPKLYAYTMSTCLRSSRTETSQTNPKIDDRDFSDYVKYCRPHFPDLVSCVPIPGKTSNILRTNTHTVLEETNVDPDEKIGDLWLRMKDEARSDVEQEPILSNWYFRSILSYGSMENALANHLSMKLCDSSLPSCTLYDLFLGVLVGDQEIMIAAHDDLKAVKQRDPACISYVHCFLNFKGFLACQAHRIAHNLWTEGRKILALVIQNRVSEVFAVDIHPGAKIGRGILLDHATGVVIGETAVIGNNVSILHNVTLGGTGKASGDRHPKIGDGVLIGAGTCVLGNVKIEDGAKIGAGSVVLKQVPARTTAVGNPARLIGGKENPIKLDKIPSLTMDHTSHISEWSDYVI